The Polaribacter tangerinus genome has a segment encoding these proteins:
- a CDS encoding SusC/RagA family TonB-linked outer membrane protein translates to MKTKFNGVLTLLLAFVVQITFAQSKTISGTVTDESGSLPGVSVLIKGTTTGTETDFDGKYTIKANSGDVLVFRYLGYKVVERTVGASNSINVKLQEDANVLDEIVVTGYSNSTKQSFTGTVKVVKAEELEKKNFANVTQALTGEIAGVNVINTSGQPGTVATVRIRGFGSVNGNRAPLYVVDGVPLSGTINAINPADVESTTVLKDATATAIYGARGANGVILITTKSGKTGVSNIEVDFKTGVNFQSINDYQVITNPDEYLELSWLALKNSKPASSSLSDADYANANLFGAASIDPNYNYYATNDVSQIIDPSTGKVRSGIARRYTPENWRDFAFQSSIRTEANLKMSGGNDKTRYFSSFGYLNDVGYISNSDFKRISTRLNVTHKPVDWVTANSNISYTYGKTTQNGQGESSNSVFWFVNSIPSIYPLFLRDANGDFIPETRYGGNVYDYGDTYSRGFGLGTNAIADAIYNLDQNVRHTFNGNFSVKLNLTEGLTFETKYGVMHYSRVDNSVNNPFYGALSTSEGRLNQVKDTRLTQNLLNLLSYTKDFGDHNLNLLLAQETNQSAYEFSSVSKEKVVNLANGLTSLDNYIIGPNPPSGNTQEFALESYFSQFNYGYANKYFFTASIRRDGSSRFANNKWGTFGSIGGSWVLTKENFLDNNDNVNFLKLKASYGLIGDQAGVSIFSGQNTYSINNLGGQISLGVNAIQDPNLTWETSKVFQVGTEFTLFNKFLDGSVDYYIKDTEDLIFDRRIGPSIGDALIRTNDGVLRNSGLEFELTSHLVKKQNFKLDFSINGEMLNNELITMPIEPSTGLPKILDQSGNFGRAKGYSIFDFYMREWAGVNPANGNGQWNIYYHDADGNGSLDSGEEIQSLFEYQNENPDNAISKTTTEVYSDATEKYIDKSTIPAIRGAFKLNAKIHNFDISTQFVYSLGGHSYDSRYAGLLSNSQVGNTNYHVDVRNSWKAPGDITNVPKLQNGLNPQVNSASSRFITSSDHLALNNFRVGYQIPRRFLENTGMSSFNLWLSGDNLFLLSKRTGFDPRLSQTGGNSVYNYSLLSTVTLGVRVKF, encoded by the coding sequence ATGAAGACAAAGTTTAATGGTGTTTTAACGCTTTTACTAGCGTTTGTTGTGCAAATAACATTTGCACAGTCGAAGACTATTTCCGGTACAGTTACTGATGAATCAGGAAGTTTACCAGGAGTTAGTGTTCTAATTAAAGGAACTACAACAGGAACAGAAACTGATTTTGATGGTAAATATACTATCAAAGCTAATTCTGGAGATGTTTTAGTTTTTAGATATCTTGGTTACAAGGTAGTTGAAAGAACAGTTGGGGCTTCTAATAGCATAAATGTAAAGCTACAAGAAGACGCCAACGTATTAGATGAGATTGTTGTTACAGGATATAGCAACTCAACAAAACAATCTTTTACAGGTACTGTAAAAGTTGTAAAAGCTGAAGAATTAGAAAAGAAAAACTTTGCCAACGTAACGCAAGCGTTAACTGGTGAAATTGCGGGTGTTAATGTTATCAATACGTCTGGTCAACCAGGTACTGTAGCAACCGTTCGTATTAGAGGATTTGGTTCTGTAAATGGAAACAGAGCTCCTTTATATGTAGTTGATGGTGTACCTTTATCTGGTACAATAAATGCAATTAACCCTGCAGATGTTGAGTCTACAACAGTATTAAAAGATGCAACTGCAACAGCTATTTATGGTGCTCGTGGTGCAAATGGTGTAATTTTAATTACTACTAAATCTGGTAAAACTGGAGTTAGTAACATTGAAGTAGATTTTAAAACGGGGGTTAACTTCCAGAGTATTAATGATTATCAGGTAATTACAAATCCAGATGAGTATTTAGAGTTATCTTGGTTAGCATTAAAGAACTCAAAGCCAGCTTCTTCATCGTTAAGCGATGCTGATTATGCAAATGCGAACCTATTTGGTGCTGCATCAATTGACCCTAATTACAACTATTATGCAACAAATGATGTTTCTCAAATAATAGATCCTTCTACAGGAAAAGTTAGAAGTGGTATTGCAAGAAGATATACTCCTGAAAATTGGAGAGACTTTGCATTCCAATCATCAATTAGAACAGAAGCAAACTTAAAAATGTCTGGTGGTAATGATAAGACGAGATATTTCTCTTCATTTGGTTACTTAAATGATGTAGGTTATATTTCTAACTCAGACTTTAAGCGTATTTCTACCAGGTTAAATGTTACACACAAACCAGTAGATTGGGTAACTGCTAATTCTAACATTTCTTACACTTACGGTAAAACAACTCAAAATGGTCAAGGAGAAAGTTCTAACAGCGTATTCTGGTTTGTTAACAGTATTCCATCAATATATCCATTATTCTTAAGAGATGCGAATGGAGACTTTATTCCAGAAACAAGATACGGTGGGAATGTATATGATTACGGTGATACTTACAGTAGAGGATTTGGTTTAGGAACAAATGCAATTGCAGATGCAATTTATAACTTAGATCAAAACGTTAGACATACCTTTAATGGTAACTTCTCTGTAAAATTAAATTTAACAGAAGGGTTAACATTTGAAACGAAATATGGTGTAATGCACTATAGTAGAGTAGATAATAGCGTTAATAACCCATTCTATGGAGCGTTATCTACTAGTGAGGGTAGATTAAACCAAGTTAAAGATACAAGGCTTACTCAAAACTTATTAAATTTATTAAGCTATACTAAAGACTTTGGAGATCATAATTTAAACTTACTTTTAGCACAAGAAACTAATCAAAGTGCTTACGAGTTTTCTTCTGTTTCTAAAGAAAAAGTTGTAAACTTAGCTAATGGTTTAACAAGTTTAGACAATTACATTATTGGTCCTAACCCACCATCTGGTAACACACAAGAATTTGCATTAGAAAGTTACTTCAGTCAGTTTAACTATGGGTATGCTAACAAGTATTTCTTCACAGCTTCTATAAGAAGAGATGGTTCATCTAGATTTGCTAACAACAAATGGGGTACATTTGGTTCAATTGGTGGATCTTGGGTATTGACAAAAGAAAATTTCTTAGATAACAACGACAATGTAAACTTCTTGAAATTAAAAGCAAGTTATGGTTTAATTGGAGATCAAGCTGGTGTTTCTATCTTCTCAGGACAAAACACATATTCTATAAACAACTTAGGAGGTCAAATTTCTTTAGGTGTTAACGCTATTCAAGATCCTAACTTAACTTGGGAAACATCTAAAGTATTCCAAGTAGGTACAGAATTTACTTTATTTAATAAATTCTTAGATGGTTCTGTTGATTACTATATTAAAGATACTGAAGACTTAATTTTCGACAGAAGAATAGGACCTTCTATTGGTGACGCTTTAATTAGAACTAATGATGGTGTATTAAGAAACTCTGGTTTAGAGTTCGAATTAACTTCTCACTTAGTTAAAAAGCAAAACTTTAAGTTAGACTTTTCTATTAACGGAGAAATGTTAAACAATGAGTTAATTACAATGCCAATTGAACCTTCTACAGGTTTACCTAAAATATTAGATCAAAGTGGTAACTTTGGTAGAGCTAAAGGATACAGTATATTCGATTTCTATATGAGAGAATGGGCTGGTGTAAATCCTGCTAATGGTAATGGTCAGTGGAATATCTACTACCATGATGCAGATGGAAATGGAAGTTTAGACTCAGGAGAAGAAATTCAGAGTTTATTTGAGTACCAAAACGAAAATCCAGACAATGCAATTAGCAAAACTACCACAGAAGTATATTCTGATGCAACAGAAAAGTATATTGACAAATCTACAATTCCTGCAATTAGAGGTGCATTTAAACTAAATGCAAAGATTCATAATTTTGACATCAGTACTCAGTTTGTGTACAGTTTAGGTGGTCATTCATATGATTCTAGATATGCAGGATTATTATCTAACTCACAAGTTGGTAATACTAACTACCACGTAGATGTAAGAAATAGCTGGAAAGCTCCAGGAGACATCACAAATGTACCAAAATTACAAAATGGTTTAAACCCACAAGTAAACAGTGCATCATCTCGTTTTATTACATCATCTGACCACTTAGCGTTAAATAACTTTAGAGTTGGATATCAAATACCACGTAGATTTTTAGAAAATACAGGAATGTCAAGTTTTAACTTATGGCTTTCAGGAGATAACTTATTCTTATTATCAAAAAGAACAGGTTTTGACCCAAGACTTTCTCAAACAGGAGGAAACAGCGTTTACAACTATTCGCTTTTAAGTACCGTTACTCTCGGTGTAAGAGTTAAATTTTAA
- a CDS encoding RagB/SusD family nutrient uptake outer membrane protein, whose protein sequence is MKKMIVRLVLLLTVVLSFSSCSDDFLEKTPTNQISISDLKETAGINPAILESTLTGIYTMMYDPGTGGIGGHNDFGQKATDIHTDLLSADMALSKNTYSRFRLIAQLIPTTDYTYTTGNYMHWRYYYRVIRSCNLVISSLGGNDATVSGDNKYTMGQAKALRAYAYFYLSQLYIPEYTEDSKILPIYIDSENPENQAQSTTKEVYDLMIGDLTQAITLLEDYNRGVKYEVNKDVAKALLAYVYASMGTSDANIKAKRLAEQVIASGYPLTTKEQAVGGFNDYTTPSWIWGVDIDPNTGKHLHSWWGQMDIYSYSYAYFGDTKSIDKGLYDAIPSNDVRKSQFLNNPNSGWNLAPFKKFYHPDRILRGTGLYTNEDYLYLRVDEMYLLSAEMSAKENMPVDARKRLKDLLSLRLDSAADYAYIDGLSGQALIDEVYLQTRIELWGEGKSYLAMKRNKATVTRGANHLFETGKSFMYNADELTFEIPQSEIQNNINISR, encoded by the coding sequence ATGAAAAAAATGATTGTAAGATTAGTATTGCTGTTAACAGTAGTATTATCGTTTAGTAGTTGTAGTGATGATTTTTTAGAAAAAACTCCTACAAACCAAATTTCTATCTCTGACTTAAAAGAGACAGCTGGAATTAACCCAGCAATACTAGAATCTACCTTAACTGGTATTTACACAATGATGTATGACCCAGGAACAGGTGGAATTGGTGGACACAATGATTTCGGACAAAAAGCAACCGATATTCATACAGATTTATTATCTGCAGACATGGCTTTATCTAAAAATACCTACAGTAGATTTAGATTGATAGCACAATTAATACCAACAACAGATTACACTTACACAACAGGAAACTACATGCACTGGAGATACTACTACAGAGTAATTAGATCTTGTAACTTAGTAATTTCTTCTCTTGGTGGTAACGATGCAACTGTAAGTGGAGATAATAAATATACAATGGGACAAGCAAAAGCATTAAGAGCTTATGCATACTTCTATTTATCTCAATTATACATACCTGAGTATACTGAAGATTCTAAAATATTACCAATTTATATAGATTCTGAAAATCCAGAAAATCAAGCTCAAAGTACTACTAAAGAAGTATATGACTTAATGATTGGTGATTTAACTCAGGCTATAACTTTATTAGAAGATTATAACAGAGGTGTTAAGTACGAAGTAAACAAAGATGTTGCAAAAGCATTATTAGCTTATGTTTATGCATCTATGGGAACTAGTGATGCTAATATAAAAGCAAAAAGATTAGCAGAACAAGTAATTGCATCTGGTTATCCTTTAACTACAAAAGAGCAAGCTGTTGGTGGATTTAACGACTACACTACTCCAAGTTGGATTTGGGGTGTAGATATAGATCCAAACACAGGAAAACACTTACACTCTTGGTGGGGACAAATGGATATTTACTCTTATAGTTATGCTTACTTCGGTGATACTAAATCTATAGACAAAGGTTTATATGATGCGATACCATCAAATGATGTAAGAAAATCTCAGTTTTTAAACAACCCTAACAGTGGTTGGAACTTAGCTCCATTTAAAAAATTCTATCACCCAGACAGAATTTTAAGAGGTACTGGTTTATACACAAACGAAGATTATTTATACTTAAGAGTTGATGAAATGTATTTACTGTCTGCTGAAATGTCTGCAAAAGAAAATATGCCAGTTGATGCTAGAAAAAGGTTGAAAGACCTTTTAAGCTTAAGATTAGATTCTGCAGCTGATTACGCATATATAGATGGTTTATCTGGTCAGGCTTTAATTGATGAAGTATACTTACAGACTCGTATTGAATTATGGGGTGAAGGTAAAAGTTATTTAGCAATGAAACGTAATAAAGCTACTGTTACTCGTGGTGCTAACCACTTGTTTGAAACAGGAAAGTCGTTTATGTACAATGCTGATGAATTAACTTTTGAAATTCCTCAGTCTGAAATTCAAAATAACATTAATATAAGTAGATAA
- the rlmB gene encoding 23S rRNA (guanosine(2251)-2'-O)-methyltransferase RlmB produces MDTDMTNIFGIRAIIEAIESGSTINKIYLQKGLRGELFYKLDKLIKEKKLTTSMVPVEKLNRLSKNSNHQGAVAQISPVEFVDLEILIENTLQKSDSPLFLLLDQISDVRNFGAIIRTAECTGVNGIIIQKNGSAPVNAETIKTSAGAAFKVPICKVDHIKDAVFMLQASEIKTVAATEKTEDSIFDINFKQPTAIIMGSEHRGVNPSILKMVDSKAKLPLLGEIASLNVSVACGAFLYETVRQRTKTK; encoded by the coding sequence ATGGATACAGACATGACAAATATCTTCGGTATTAGAGCGATTATAGAAGCTATAGAAAGTGGCTCAACTATCAATAAAATATACTTACAAAAAGGACTAAGAGGAGAACTTTTTTATAAATTAGACAAGCTGATTAAAGAAAAAAAACTAACTACTAGTATGGTTCCAGTAGAAAAGTTAAATAGATTATCTAAAAACAGTAACCATCAAGGTGCTGTTGCTCAAATATCTCCCGTTGAATTCGTCGACTTAGAAATATTAATAGAAAACACCTTACAAAAAAGTGATTCTCCCCTATTTCTTTTACTAGATCAAATCTCTGATGTTCGTAATTTTGGAGCTATCATAAGAACTGCCGAATGCACTGGTGTAAACGGTATAATTATTCAAAAAAATGGAAGTGCTCCTGTAAATGCAGAAACCATAAAAACATCTGCTGGTGCAGCTTTTAAAGTTCCTATTTGTAAAGTAGATCATATAAAAGACGCCGTATTTATGCTACAAGCATCAGAAATTAAAACTGTTGCAGCTACAGAAAAAACAGAAGACTCTATATTTGACATCAATTTTAAACAACCTACAGCTATCATTATGGGATCTGAACATAGAGGTGTAAACCCTTCAATATTAAAAATGGTAGATTCTAAAGCAAAACTTCCATTACTTGGAGAAATTGCTTCCTTAAATGTTTCGGTAGCATGTGGTGCCTTCTTATACGAAACTGTAAGACAAAGAACTAAAACTAAATAG
- a CDS encoding SusC/RagA family TonB-linked outer membrane protein, with translation MKTKFKGILTLLLAFVVQISFAQEKTVSGTVSDASGPLPGVSILIKGTTKGTDTDFDGKYSIKASAGDILVYRYLGYETVEKTVGNQTIINITLQEGANVLDEIIVTGLGISKQEKAIGYAVQKVSGENVDKAKEPNIVNSLQGRIAGVQIQGSPSSLGGSTRITIRGSNSFLGNNQPLFIIDGVPISNASYSSQSQQNGFGGGSYDYGNAASDIDPSNVESMSVLKGAAATAIYGSRGANGVILITTKSGKSQKGLGVSFDSSVAFDQVRNLIPIQTTYGGGSTYNTPSGFNEFTQDGVAYLAPNYGKDGSWGPKFDPNVLVRHWDSWDPGSPNYKETRPWVAPKNSYETFFNTGVTLINTLALSGGNEKGSFRAGYTNLDQTGVMPEGKLQRNTVTLNSEYNLTDKLKSSVAFTYVKTEAENRNATGYDNANPLQGFTQWWQSQLDVKRLKNNQNNSLGGQATWNPKGISEDANGNLLSFNSNPNFFDNPSWVRENYLQEDVRNRVFGNANITYQINDKLSFTTQFGTDLFQFSIREGIPLRSVNGSTYSETERRFQETNIEARLNYSSDFGENLTFNGFIGANRMRNFAKRTTIATSGGIVVDKFFNIGNSAVDPTANTFESQRGINSIFASASFGWKDMLFLDLSARNDWSSTLPEENNSYFYPSASLSFAISELDAVKESDFINFAKVRASIAQAGNDSDPYRIADVYNPINPNFGGNTLYNVPNSQQNPNLVNELTTEMEFGFMVKLLQNRLNIDAAYYSRTTEDQIFNVPVSAATGYTSRLLNAGIMKNSGLELQISGTPIKTADFSWDLALNLTSQNNEVVELLKDENGETLVESIAQGSTWAADLRIQEGLPYMALFGQDFKYDSNGNKLVDANGYYEFTDERVFLGSAIADWTGGFSTAFNYKNFTLSALFDFQVGGIIHSTSLQWSKYSGMHPETVSFNGESDVRANGLLLPGVKADGSPNDVRVDPQTYYGNTWRVAAPNVYDASFIKFRDVRLSYNVPKNIIDKSPFTSLTLSAFGRNLGILYSEVPYIDPQVITGSGNAQGLENAQVPPTSTFGFNISAKF, from the coding sequence ATGAAAACAAAGTTTAAAGGAATTTTAACGCTACTACTAGCGTTTGTTGTGCAAATTAGTTTTGCACAAGAAAAAACAGTCTCCGGAACTGTATCCGATGCATCGGGTCCATTACCAGGCGTAAGTATCTTGATTAAAGGAACGACAAAAGGAACAGATACCGATTTTGATGGAAAGTACTCCATTAAAGCCTCAGCTGGCGACATACTTGTTTACAGGTACTTAGGGTATGAAACAGTAGAAAAAACAGTAGGAAATCAAACTATTATAAACATTACCCTTCAAGAAGGCGCAAATGTTTTAGATGAAATTATTGTTACTGGACTAGGTATTTCTAAACAAGAAAAAGCAATTGGTTATGCGGTGCAAAAAGTTTCTGGAGAAAATGTAGACAAAGCAAAGGAACCAAACATTGTAAACTCTTTACAGGGTAGAATTGCAGGGGTTCAAATACAAGGTAGTCCATCTTCTTTAGGGGGTTCAACTAGAATTACTATTCGTGGTTCTAACTCTTTCTTAGGAAACAACCAGCCATTATTTATTATCGATGGTGTGCCAATTAGCAATGCTAGTTACTCTAGCCAAAGTCAACAAAATGGTTTTGGTGGTGGTAGCTACGACTATGGTAATGCTGCCTCGGATATAGATCCTTCAAATGTTGAAAGTATGTCTGTATTAAAAGGTGCAGCTGCAACTGCTATTTACGGTTCTAGAGGTGCAAATGGTGTTATTTTGATTACCACTAAATCTGGTAAAAGTCAAAAAGGATTAGGAGTTTCTTTTGATTCTAGTGTTGCATTTGACCAAGTTAGAAATTTAATTCCAATTCAAACAACTTATGGTGGTGGTTCTACTTACAACACACCAAGTGGTTTTAATGAATTTACTCAAGATGGTGTTGCTTATTTAGCTCCTAACTATGGTAAAGATGGTTCTTGGGGTCCAAAATTTGACCCAAATGTTCTAGTAAGACATTGGGACTCTTGGGATCCAGGATCACCAAACTACAAAGAAACAAGACCTTGGGTTGCACCTAAGAATTCTTACGAAACATTCTTTAATACTGGGGTAACTCTTATTAACACACTTGCATTATCTGGTGGTAATGAAAAAGGAAGTTTTAGAGCTGGTTATACTAATTTAGATCAAACAGGAGTTATGCCAGAAGGTAAACTTCAAAGAAATACTGTAACATTAAATTCTGAATACAACCTAACAGACAAATTAAAGTCTAGCGTTGCATTTACTTATGTAAAGACAGAGGCTGAAAACAGAAATGCTACAGGGTATGACAATGCTAACCCATTACAAGGTTTTACACAATGGTGGCAATCTCAATTAGATGTAAAAAGACTTAAAAATAATCAAAACAATTCTTTAGGAGGTCAGGCAACTTGGAACCCTAAAGGAATTTCAGAGGATGCTAACGGAAATTTATTATCATTTAACAGCAATCCAAACTTTTTCGATAATCCATCTTGGGTTAGAGAAAACTATTTACAAGAAGATGTAAGAAACAGAGTATTTGGTAACGCAAACATAACATACCAAATTAATGATAAGTTGTCTTTTACAACTCAGTTTGGTACAGACTTATTCCAATTTAGTATCAGAGAAGGAATTCCTTTAAGATCTGTAAACGGTTCTACTTATTCTGAAACGGAAAGAAGATTTCAAGAAACTAATATAGAGGCTAGGTTAAACTATTCGTCTGACTTTGGTGAAAATTTAACTTTTAATGGTTTTATTGGAGCTAACAGAATGAGAAATTTTGCTAAGAGAACTACAATTGCTACTTCGGGTGGTATTGTAGTAGATAAATTCTTTAACATCGGAAACTCTGCCGTAGACCCAACAGCTAACACTTTCGAGAGCCAAAGAGGAATTAACAGTATTTTTGCTAGTGCTTCTTTTGGATGGAAGGACATGTTATTCTTAGACTTATCTGCAAGAAACGACTGGTCATCAACTTTACCAGAAGAAAACAATAGTTACTTTTATCCATCTGCTTCATTAAGTTTCGCAATTTCTGAACTTGATGCAGTAAAGGAAAGCGACTTTATAAACTTTGCTAAAGTAAGAGCTAGTATAGCACAAGCTGGTAATGACTCTGATCCATACCGTATTGCAGATGTATACAATCCAATAAATCCTAATTTTGGTGGAAACACGCTTTACAATGTTCCTAACTCTCAACAAAATCCAAACTTGGTAAATGAGTTAACAACAGAAATGGAATTTGGTTTTATGGTGAAACTTTTGCAAAACAGATTAAACATAGATGCTGCATATTACTCTAGAACTACAGAAGACCAAATTTTTAATGTACCAGTATCTGCTGCTACAGGTTATACTTCTAGATTACTAAATGCTGGTATTATGAAGAACTCGGGGCTTGAATTACAAATAAGTGGTACACCTATTAAAACTGCTGATTTTTCTTGGGATTTAGCACTTAACCTTACAAGCCAAAACAACGAAGTTGTAGAATTACTTAAAGATGAAAATGGCGAAACTTTAGTAGAAAGTATTGCACAAGGAAGTACATGGGCTGCCGACCTAAGAATACAGGAAGGTTTACCATATATGGCTTTATTTGGTCAGGACTTTAAATATGATTCTAACGGTAATAAACTAGTGGATGCAAACGGTTATTATGAATTTACAGACGAAAGAGTATTTTTAGGTTCTGCTATTGCAGATTGGACAGGTGGTTTTAGTACTGCTTTTAACTATAAAAACTTTACTTTATCTGCGTTGTTTGATTTTCAAGTTGGAGGAATTATTCACTCAACTTCATTACAGTGGTCTAAATATTCAGGTATGCACCCAGAAACAGTATCTTTTAACGGAGAAAGCGATGTTAGAGCAAACGGATTATTGCTACCAGGTGTAAAGGCTGATGGTTCTCCAAACGATGTTAGAGTAGATCCACAAACTTACTACGGTAATACATGGAGAGTTGCAGCACCTAACGTATATGACGCAAGTTTTATAAAGTTTAGAGATGTAAGATTAAGCTACAATGTTCCAAAAAACATTATAGATAAATCTCCATTTACAAGTTTAACTTTAAGCGCATTTGGTAGAAATTTAGGTATTTTATATTCAGAAGTACCATACATAGATCCTCAAGTTATTACTGGATCTGGTAATGCACAAGGACTTGAAAATGCTCAAGTACCACCAACAAGTACATTTGGTTTTAACATATCCGCTAAATTTTAA
- a CDS encoding SusD/RagB family nutrient-binding outer membrane lipoprotein → MKKIKTYTLLMLTIALFSKCDDGLTELNIDPNSAVKVSPSTLLTTAQYTYYNTVAGVGINAGWGLLMTQQWAENEYTEDSRYNQDITFFSGTWNGMYASVLKELDAAKELVEGEDITAAIKNNKKAILDVMSTQVYAFLTDGFGSVPYTEALTDVSNPVYDSQEVIYKGILKTLEDAKNSFNASSSSFSSGEIIYNGDISSWIKLTNSLMLRYAMRIVDKDPVTADKYVKMAGTNLISSNAESALFVFDSNPARANPLFINNSPLLGNRDDFAVSEYLVTTLNNLGDPRLEKFAKKTPTGTIVGMPYGLLDNAATALKPSTSRPNDNVRAATTPHVIMSYAEVQLLLAEAYQRNILTGNASDAYGNAITASMNYWGITDATAISNYITANPYNASNWKESVGVQKWIALYMNGFQAWNEWRRLDYPQLSAPADASINTIPVRMPYPLTETQTNSAELNKVTTDPGDMTTKVWWDVN, encoded by the coding sequence ATGAAAAAAATAAAAACATACACTCTATTGATGTTAACAATCGCATTATTTTCAAAATGTGATGATGGATTAACAGAGTTAAACATAGATCCTAACAGTGCTGTAAAGGTATCACCTTCTACACTATTAACCACCGCACAATACACCTACTACAACACAGTTGCAGGTGTAGGAATTAATGCAGGATGGGGATTATTAATGACCCAACAATGGGCAGAGAACGAGTACACAGAAGATAGTAGATACAATCAAGATATTACTTTTTTCAGTGGTACATGGAATGGCATGTATGCTAGTGTTTTAAAAGAACTTGACGCAGCTAAAGAATTAGTAGAGGGTGAAGATATAACAGCCGCTATTAAAAATAATAAAAAAGCCATATTAGATGTAATGTCTACTCAAGTTTATGCCTTTTTAACGGATGGTTTTGGAAGTGTACCTTACACAGAAGCACTTACAGATGTTAGTAATCCTGTTTATGATTCACAAGAAGTAATATATAAAGGAATACTAAAAACATTAGAAGACGCAAAGAATTCTTTTAATGCATCCTCTTCGTCATTTTCGAGCGGAGAAATTATTTACAACGGTGATATTTCAAGTTGGATTAAATTAACAAACTCTCTTATGTTAAGATATGCAATGAGAATTGTTGACAAAGATCCTGTAACTGCAGATAAGTATGTAAAAATGGCTGGTACAAATTTAATTTCAAGTAATGCAGAAAGCGCATTGTTTGTATTCGATTCTAACCCAGCAAGAGCAAATCCATTATTCATAAACAATAGTCCTCTTTTGGGAAATAGAGATGATTTTGCAGTATCTGAATACTTAGTAACCACTTTAAACAACCTAGGTGACCCAAGGTTAGAAAAGTTTGCAAAGAAAACACCAACAGGTACAATTGTTGGTATGCCTTACGGTTTGTTAGATAACGCTGCTACAGCTTTGAAACCTAGCACTTCTAGACCTAATGACAATGTAAGAGCAGCAACAACTCCACATGTAATTATGTCTTATGCAGAGGTTCAATTATTATTAGCAGAAGCATACCAAAGAAATATATTAACAGGTAATGCGAGTGATGCATACGGAAATGCAATAACTGCTTCGATGAACTATTGGGGTATCACAGACGCAACAGCTATCTCTAATTATATTACTGCAAATCCTTACAATGCATCAAACTGGAAAGAATCTGTAGGTGTACAAAAATGGATTGCACTTTACATGAATGGTTTTCAGGCATGGAACGAGTGGAGAAGATTAGACTACCCACAATTAAGTGCTCCAGCAGATGCATCTATAAATACAATACCAGTTCGTATGCCATATCCTTTAACAGAAACACAAACTAACTCTGCAGAGTTAAACAAAGTGACAACTGATCCAGGAGACATGACAACTAAAGTTTGGTGGGATGTAAACTAA